A genomic segment from uncultured Desulfuromonas sp. encodes:
- a CDS encoding methyl-accepting chemotaxis protein — protein MLKNLKIDTKLLLLIGFLLLLLGATVVLSITGLTATVHDGEEMAAGNRLRGELLAREVDHLNWAKHVSLFLTDPHVETLDVQLDHTQCALGKWLYGPGRQEAETLVPALKEDLKKIEAPHKHLHESAQKINQVFRAGDAHLPQFITEKEMDHVSWVNKVQQAIIAGNKNLTIQFDPTQCGFGKFLYGAEAREAAKKSPEISSILEQLKAPHEQLHNSGQAIALLLQQGKKQQAIDLFNTDIAPNLQSIRSMLRQIGTVATDALKGQQQAQVIFSKETQVHLAEVQKLMHEMDQIVEGNIISDAVLISAAVTTRTEIIIIGIVAIVLGLALGYFISRSITKPLHRAFAVVEMYGKGDTRDQDLPLGDAVNCSNMFKCGQRDCPSYGKTGHCWVETGTFGANPVCKHLTDGTHKDCRECHAFKAKDEITELGSVLVGMARSLHARSELAEAIAEGDLTQDVAVASENDQLGHALKVMLEGLREMVGGIQNAGEQIAAGAGEVSDASQALSQGATESASSLEEVTASMNEMASKVRDSAEHANAANQLASDAQRSAENGDKQMDEMVTAMGAISESSQNISKIIKVIDEIAFQTNLLALNAAVEAARAGQHGKGFAVVAEEVRNLAARSAKAAKETAEMIEGSASLTERGAQIAEQTSGALKEIMAGTTKVSTLLEEIAIASNEQAQGIQQVTVGLSQIDKVTQQNTATAEESAAAAEELSSQAAQMREMLKKFKVSNGVSPRPPMLSM, from the coding sequence AACTGGGCCAAACATGTCTCTCTCTTCCTGACCGATCCTCATGTCGAAACACTTGATGTCCAGCTAGATCACACACAATGTGCATTAGGAAAATGGCTGTATGGTCCAGGACGTCAGGAAGCAGAAACGCTCGTACCTGCACTTAAAGAAGATTTGAAAAAAATTGAAGCGCCGCACAAACACCTGCATGAATCTGCACAAAAGATCAATCAGGTGTTCCGTGCGGGTGACGCACATTTGCCCCAATTTATCACCGAAAAAGAGATGGATCATGTTTCTTGGGTCAACAAGGTGCAGCAGGCAATCATTGCCGGCAACAAGAATCTCACGATCCAATTTGATCCGACGCAATGTGGATTTGGAAAATTCCTTTACGGAGCCGAGGCCAGAGAAGCTGCTAAAAAAAGCCCTGAAATCAGTTCAATTCTTGAACAACTTAAAGCACCTCATGAACAATTGCACAACAGTGGACAAGCGATTGCGCTGCTACTCCAACAAGGGAAGAAGCAACAGGCTATCGACCTGTTTAATACGGATATCGCGCCAAACCTGCAGAGTATTCGCTCAATGTTGCGGCAAATCGGTACCGTTGCGACTGACGCGCTGAAAGGACAACAGCAGGCACAAGTAATTTTCAGCAAAGAAACACAAGTTCACTTGGCAGAAGTACAAAAACTGATGCATGAAATGGATCAGATTGTTGAAGGCAACATTATCTCAGATGCAGTTCTAATCAGTGCTGCAGTCACAACGCGTACAGAAATCATCATCATCGGAATTGTCGCGATTGTTCTGGGTTTAGCGTTAGGCTATTTCATCTCACGAAGCATCACCAAACCACTTCATCGCGCCTTTGCTGTTGTCGAAATGTACGGTAAAGGAGATACACGCGACCAGGACCTGCCTTTGGGAGATGCCGTTAACTGTTCTAACATGTTTAAATGTGGACAAAGAGATTGCCCCTCTTATGGAAAAACAGGGCATTGCTGGGTTGAAACTGGAACATTCGGTGCCAATCCGGTATGCAAGCATCTCACAGATGGCACGCATAAAGACTGCCGTGAATGTCATGCATTTAAGGCAAAAGATGAAATCACCGAATTAGGCTCCGTACTTGTCGGCATGGCGCGCAGTCTTCATGCGCGAAGTGAGCTGGCTGAAGCCATTGCCGAAGGCGACCTGACGCAGGACGTTGCTGTTGCCTCTGAAAATGACCAACTCGGACATGCGTTAAAGGTCATGCTGGAAGGCTTAAGGGAAATGGTTGGCGGCATTCAGAATGCCGGTGAACAGATTGCCGCTGGAGCCGGTGAAGTCTCCGATGCCAGCCAGGCATTGTCTCAGGGCGCGACTGAATCAGCCAGTTCACTCGAAGAAGTAACGGCCTCAATGAATGAAATGGCCAGCAAAGTCAGAGACAGCGCGGAACATGCCAATGCCGCAAATCAATTGGCCAGTGACGCACAGAGATCTGCCGAAAACGGTGACAAACAGATGGACGAAATGGTCACAGCCATGGGAGCCATCAGTGAATCCAGTCAGAACATCTCCAAGATCATCAAGGTGATCGACGAAATTGCCTTCCAAACTAATTTGCTGGCGTTGAATGCTGCGGTCGAGGCCGCTCGCGCGGGACAGCATGGCAAAGGTTTTGCCGTCGTTGCCGAAGAGGTTCGCAACCTTGCCGCTCGCAGTGCCAAAGCGGCCAAAGAAACGGCGGAAATGATCGAAGGTTCGGCCTCGTTGACCGAACGCGGAGCACAGATCGCAGAACAAACATCTGGAGCACTTAAAGAGATCATGGCCGGAACGACCAAAGTTTCAACACTGCTCGAAGAGATTGCCATCGCCAGTAACGAGCAGGCGCAGGGAATTCAGCAGGTCACGGTTGGGTTGTCACAGATTGACAAAGTCACCCAGCAAAACACAGCAACAGCAGAAGAAAGTGCCGCAGCAGCTGAAGAACTTTCCAGTCAAGCGGCCCAAATGCGCGAGATGCTGAAAAAGTTCAAAGTCAGCAATGGTGTCAGCCCCCGCCCACCCATGCTGTCCATGTAA